The following proteins come from a genomic window of Nocardioides albertanoniae:
- a CDS encoding PaaI family thioesterase, giving the protein MSLRRLAGRSAGYGGAVKMIALQDEWWPDMTCFGCGPANSDGLRLKSYPQLDGSVTATFQPWPQHDNGGGFLNGGVIATLLDCHSAAAVHQEAFLNGWMPAEGQSLAYVTAGIDVRYRRPAPLKEPVTLVASTKDASEDQITAVVRLEWDGKVRAEGEALWKRWRPRS; this is encoded by the coding sequence GTGAGTCTTCGCCGTCTCGCCGGCCGGTCGGCGGGCTATGGTGGCGCGGTGAAGATGATCGCGCTGCAAGACGAGTGGTGGCCGGACATGACCTGTTTCGGGTGCGGCCCGGCCAACTCGGACGGGCTCCGGCTGAAGAGCTACCCGCAGCTGGACGGGAGCGTGACCGCGACCTTCCAGCCGTGGCCCCAGCACGACAACGGCGGCGGATTCCTCAACGGCGGGGTCATCGCGACGCTCCTCGACTGTCACAGCGCCGCCGCCGTGCACCAGGAGGCTTTCCTGAACGGCTGGATGCCCGCCGAGGGTCAGTCGCTGGCCTATGTGACGGCAGGCATCGACGTACGCTACCGCCGGCCGGCTCCGCTGAAGGAGCCCGTCACGCTCGTCGCCTCCACCAAGGATGCCAGTGAGGACCAGATCACCGCGGTGGTCCGGCTCGAGTGGGACGGCAAGGTTCGCGCCGAGGGCGAGGCGCTGTGGAAGCGGTGGCGCCCGCGGAGCTGA
- a CDS encoding DUF456 domain-containing protein, with translation MSLVEVIVALVIAFGIAGIIVPILPGGALLVAAAILGWAIWLGETTGWVIFGISAALIAVGLITKYAIPGKHLKDSGMPLSTQVAGGLLAIVGFFVIPVVGIFVGFPLGIFLAELRRHGGDTVAAKTSTWTALKAVGLFILIDAIAATLATITWVVGLFLT, from the coding sequence GTGAGCCTCGTCGAAGTCATCGTCGCGCTGGTCATTGCCTTCGGCATCGCCGGCATCATCGTCCCCATCCTTCCCGGCGGGGCGCTGCTCGTCGCCGCCGCGATCCTCGGCTGGGCAATCTGGCTGGGAGAGACCACCGGGTGGGTGATCTTCGGCATCTCCGCCGCCCTGATCGCCGTCGGGCTGATCACCAAGTACGCCATCCCCGGCAAGCACCTCAAGGACTCCGGGATGCCGCTGTCCACCCAGGTCGCCGGTGGGCTGCTCGCCATCGTCGGCTTCTTCGTGATCCCTGTGGTCGGCATCTTCGTCGGCTTCCCGCTCGGCATCTTCCTCGCCGAGCTGCGCCGCCACGGCGGTGACACCGTCGCCGCGAAGACGTCGACCTGGACCGCGCTCAAGGCGGTCGGCCTGTTCATCCTGATCGACGCCATCGCCGCCACCCTCGCCACGATCACCTGGGTCGTGGGGCTCTTCCTCACCTGA
- a CDS encoding RNA polymerase sigma factor, whose protein sequence is MFVSSNARKIPAEVLAHPAVKALIDQAKPTGRVSPDQVREASENAAVEPRHLKALLGHLSTLGISVDLGTAGAGRAAAATTSTRKTTTAKAPAKKAAAKKAAAAAEKPAKAPAAKKADEAPAEPKKATEIDEDGEEIVLEDVEVEEIVVEDAEEVAAAVQIGPDGKKVLPDISDEQFEKDVAADPTIKEDEKEASKQSFVVSTSDDTDEPEQTVMVAGATADPVKDYLKQIGKVPLLNAEMEVELAKRIEAGLFGEEKLGKGGKITPKILDELEWIAEDGKRAKNHLLEANLRLVVSLAKRYTGRGMLFLDLIQEGNLGLIRAVEKFDYTKGYKFSTYATWWIRQAITRAMADQARTIRIPVHMVEVINKLARVQRQMLQDLGREPTPEELAKELDMTPEKVIEVQKYGREPISLHTPLGEDGDSEFGDLIEDSEAIVPADAVSFTLLQEQLHAVLDTLSEREAGVVSMRFGLTDGQPKTLDEIGKVYGVTRERIRQIESKTMSKLRHPSRSQVLRDYLD, encoded by the coding sequence GTGTTCGTGTCCTCGAACGCGCGCAAGATACCCGCTGAGGTACTCGCCCACCCTGCCGTGAAGGCGCTCATCGACCAGGCCAAGCCGACCGGGCGCGTGAGCCCCGACCAGGTTCGTGAGGCCAGCGAGAACGCCGCGGTCGAGCCCAGGCACCTCAAGGCGCTGCTCGGCCACCTGAGCACCCTCGGCATCTCGGTGGATCTCGGCACGGCCGGAGCCGGCCGCGCCGCGGCGGCGACGACCTCGACCCGCAAGACCACCACGGCCAAGGCGCCTGCGAAGAAGGCGGCCGCGAAGAAGGCGGCCGCTGCCGCAGAGAAGCCTGCCAAGGCGCCTGCTGCGAAGAAGGCCGATGAGGCCCCGGCCGAGCCGAAGAAGGCCACGGAGATCGACGAGGACGGCGAAGAGATCGTCCTCGAGGACGTCGAGGTGGAGGAGATCGTGGTCGAGGACGCCGAGGAGGTCGCCGCCGCCGTCCAGATCGGCCCCGACGGCAAGAAGGTCCTTCCCGACATCTCCGACGAGCAGTTCGAGAAGGACGTCGCCGCCGACCCGACGATCAAGGAGGACGAGAAGGAGGCCTCCAAGCAGAGCTTCGTGGTCTCGACCTCTGACGACACCGACGAGCCCGAGCAGACCGTCATGGTCGCCGGTGCGACCGCCGACCCGGTCAAGGACTACCTCAAGCAGATCGGCAAGGTCCCGCTCCTCAACGCCGAGATGGAGGTCGAGCTCGCCAAGCGCATCGAGGCCGGTCTCTTCGGTGAGGAGAAGCTCGGCAAGGGTGGCAAGATCACCCCGAAGATCCTCGACGAGCTCGAGTGGATCGCCGAGGACGGCAAGCGCGCGAAGAACCACCTCCTCGAGGCCAACCTCCGTCTCGTCGTCTCGCTGGCCAAGCGCTACACCGGCCGCGGCATGCTCTTCCTCGACCTGATCCAGGAGGGCAACCTCGGTCTGATCCGTGCGGTCGAGAAGTTCGACTACACCAAGGGCTACAAGTTCTCGACGTACGCCACCTGGTGGATCCGTCAGGCGATCACCCGCGCGATGGCCGACCAGGCCCGCACCATCCGTATCCCGGTGCACATGGTCGAGGTCATCAACAAGCTGGCCCGTGTGCAGCGCCAGATGCTCCAGGACCTGGGCCGCGAGCCCACCCCGGAGGAGCTCGCCAAGGAGCTCGACATGACCCCCGAGAAGGTCATCGAGGTCCAGAAGTACGGCCGTGAGCCGATCTCGCTGCACACCCCGCTGGGTGAGGACGGCGACTCCGAGTTCGGCGACCTGATCGAGGACTCCGAGGCGATCGTCCCGGCCGACGCGGTCTCCTTCACCCTGCTCCAGGAGCAGCTGCACGCAGTGCTCGACACGCTCTCCGAGCGTGAGGCCGGCGTCGTCTCGATGCGCTTCGGCCTGACCGATGGCCAGCCGAAGACTTTAGACGAGATCGGCAAGGTCTACGGGGTCACCCGCGAGCGCATCCGGCAGATCGAGTCCAAGACGATGTCGAAGCTTCGTCACCCGTCTCGGTCGCAGGTCCTGCGCGACTACCTGGACTGA
- a CDS encoding HhH-GPD-type base excision DNA repair protein, with protein MSSLHITGDDAADKLLSEDPFALLLGMALDQQYRMEDAFKGGHKLVTRLGHLDPAKIAEMDPEEFKTIASTPPAIHRFPGSMSAKVQGIAAIVTGEYGGDVTRLWTEAADGKDLLKRIQALPGFGKQKAQIFVSLLAKQLDVRPEGWEKAVGDYSLDGYRSVADVVDVDSLQKVRDYKQQKKAAAKAAG; from the coding sequence ATGTCTTCGCTTCACATCACCGGCGACGATGCCGCTGACAAGCTGCTCTCGGAGGATCCGTTCGCCCTGCTCCTGGGGATGGCGCTCGACCAGCAGTATCGGATGGAGGATGCCTTCAAGGGCGGTCACAAGCTGGTGACCCGACTCGGCCACCTCGACCCCGCCAAGATCGCAGAGATGGACCCCGAGGAGTTCAAGACGATCGCCTCGACCCCGCCGGCGATCCACCGCTTCCCCGGATCGATGTCGGCGAAGGTGCAGGGCATCGCGGCCATCGTCACGGGGGAGTACGGCGGTGACGTGACTCGGCTGTGGACGGAGGCCGCCGACGGCAAGGACCTCCTCAAGCGGATCCAGGCGCTGCCCGGCTTCGGGAAGCAGAAGGCGCAGATCTTCGTCTCGCTGCTCGCCAAGCAGCTGGACGTACGCCCCGAAGGCTGGGAGAAGGCCGTTGGTGACTACTCGCTCGACGGCTACCGTTCCGTGGCCGACGTCGTCGACGTAGATTCGTTGCAGAAGGTGCGCGACTACAAGCAGCAGAAGAAGGCCGCGGCCAAAGCAGCCGGATGA
- a CDS encoding universal stress protein, with the protein MTGMHVIITTDGSRQSLQAARKFKSFADPDKISDISLIAVVRPLAAVGFSDDLAPSKASKFESLDFRKAAESALASVAAEFADWGPKVHKKIRSGSPANEIIKAASQIGAGLIVVAAGGRGLSETVLMGSTAQRIQHYAPCPVLVVRPTQRKPRRKA; encoded by the coding sequence ATGACCGGCATGCACGTCATCATCACCACCGACGGGTCTCGGCAGTCGCTCCAGGCTGCCCGCAAGTTCAAGTCCTTCGCCGACCCCGACAAGATCAGCGACATCTCCCTGATCGCCGTGGTCCGGCCGCTCGCGGCCGTGGGTTTCTCCGACGACCTCGCGCCGTCGAAGGCCTCGAAGTTCGAGTCACTCGACTTCCGCAAAGCTGCCGAGTCGGCACTGGCGTCGGTCGCCGCCGAGTTCGCCGACTGGGGGCCCAAGGTGCACAAGAAGATCCGGAGCGGCTCGCCGGCCAACGAGATCATCAAGGCGGCCTCCCAGATCGGAGCCGGCCTCATCGTGGTCGCGGCCGGTGGCCGGGGCCTGAGCGAGACGGTGCTGATGGGCAGCACGGCCCAGCGCATCCAGCACTATGCGCCGTGCCCGGTGCTCGTCGTACGCCCGACCCAGCGCAAGCCGCGCCGCAAGGCCTGA
- a CDS encoding DUF4192 domain-containing protein, giving the protein MITKLSITRPEDVLAAVPVLLGFRPERSIVMITFGGDHQVHGRIDLPPPGEVEGCLDTLFLPAVRHGVRGIVLVLYDSGPRFGAKLARRLAERLIEHDIDLSGCLRVEDGRWFDPLGLHGGPPEGVPFQVDDHPFRVQAVYDGHVVRGSRTEVAASIAPIPDAVLETEKAMEQASMMRVYEVSRLVDEAVAGVRLSAEQVAALLVSLRDPQRRDAAWGDMTRTEAKAHVGLWADVVRRSPADHVAHPAAVLALAAWLGGDGALAWCALDRCFASERRHGLGGLVAQLLDGAVPPTAWEEELTWADPA; this is encoded by the coding sequence ATGATCACGAAACTCTCCATCACCCGTCCCGAAGACGTCCTCGCGGCGGTTCCCGTGCTGCTCGGCTTCCGGCCCGAGCGGTCGATCGTCATGATCACCTTCGGCGGCGACCACCAGGTCCACGGCAGGATCGACCTCCCGCCTCCCGGCGAGGTCGAAGGATGCCTCGACACCCTGTTCCTTCCCGCGGTCCGTCATGGCGTACGCGGCATCGTCCTGGTGCTCTATGACAGCGGCCCGCGCTTCGGGGCGAAGCTCGCCCGGCGCCTGGCCGAGCGGCTGATCGAGCACGACATCGATCTGAGCGGCTGCCTGCGCGTCGAGGACGGACGCTGGTTCGACCCGCTCGGTCTCCACGGCGGCCCGCCCGAGGGGGTCCCGTTCCAGGTCGACGACCATCCGTTCCGCGTCCAGGCGGTCTACGACGGTCATGTGGTGCGCGGATCCCGCACCGAGGTGGCGGCCTCGATCGCCCCGATCCCCGATGCTGTGCTCGAGACCGAGAAGGCGATGGAGCAGGCCTCGATGATGCGGGTCTATGAGGTCAGCCGGCTCGTCGACGAGGCGGTCGCCGGCGTCCGGCTCTCCGCGGAGCAGGTCGCCGCCCTCCTGGTCTCGCTGCGCGACCCGCAGCGGCGCGACGCCGCCTGGGGTGACATGACCCGCACGGAGGCCAAGGCTCACGTGGGCCTGTGGGCCGATGTCGTACGCCGCAGCCCGGCCGACCATGTCGCCCACCCGGCCGCGGTGCTGGCGCTCGCTGCCTGGCTCGGCGGCGACGGTGCGCTGGCGTGGTGCGCCCTCGACCGCTGCTTCGCGAGCGAGCGCCGCCACGGGCTCGGAGGTCTGGTCGCCCAGCTGCTCGACGGTGCGGTGCCCCCGACGGCGTGGGAGGAGGAGTTGACCTGGGCAGATCCGGCATGA
- a CDS encoding DUF7455 domain-containing protein: protein MIRNEADVTTAVATSSPLTSADRCDRCGAQAYVRAELSSGGDLLFCAHHAREHGEKLKEIASTITDETHKLTEKS from the coding sequence ATGATCAGAAATGAGGCCGATGTGACCACTGCCGTTGCCACCAGCTCGCCGCTCACCTCCGCGGACCGTTGCGACCGGTGCGGAGCGCAGGCCTACGTACGCGCGGAGCTCAGCTCCGGCGGCGACCTGCTGTTCTGCGCCCACCACGCCCGCGAGCACGGCGAGAAGCTCAAGGAGATCGCTTCGACGATCACCGACGAGACGCACAAGCTCACCGAGAAGAGCTGA
- a CDS encoding DNA gyrase/topoisomerase IV subunit B, with amino-acid sequence MYIGSTDTRGLMHCLWEIIDNGVDEALAGVAGHVEVTMHPDGSVEVYDDGRGIPTDKEPRTGLPGVEVVATKLHAGGKFGGGSYNATGGLHGVGLSVVNALSERMDIDVDRSPSQQGLSFRRGVPGVFAGEGPRAEFTPQSGLTRKGKRVAKGKTGTRIRFWPDRQIFTKDARFEIEGLLGRARQTSFIVPGLELVIRDLSGDDPAEEKFRHDGGIAEFVDFLAKDEPVSSVLRLQGSDTFTETVPMLDDSGHMMAQDVERELGVDIAVRWGSGYDNEIRSFVNVIATPKGGTHVSGFENALTKTFNDAMRAAKVLKVNDKDIVKEDILEGLTSVVTVRLAEPQFEGQTKEILGTPAARSVVRKVVSAEMKKFLSESRGAQKQQAKLVMEKVYAASKTRLSLRQQKENQRRKNALESSALPSKLADCRTTDERAELFIVEGDSALGTAKVARNSEFQALLPIRGKILNVQKASVGDMLKNAECSAIIQVVGTGTGRGFDLDAARYGKIIFMADADSDGAHIRTLLATLFFKYMPDLIAAGKVYTAVPPLHRIEISNPKKGMEKYIYTYSDAELQRRLAELKKKNVVWKDPVQRYKGLGEMDADQLAETTMDPRHRTLRRLTLDDADTAAGVFDLLMGSEVAPRKEFIVAGGGQLSEDDLDF; translated from the coding sequence ATGTACATCGGGTCGACCGACACCCGAGGCCTCATGCACTGTCTGTGGGAGATCATCGACAACGGCGTCGACGAGGCGCTGGCAGGGGTCGCCGGCCACGTCGAGGTGACGATGCACCCCGACGGCTCGGTGGAGGTCTACGACGACGGTCGCGGCATTCCCACCGACAAGGAGCCGCGTACGGGCCTGCCCGGTGTCGAGGTGGTCGCGACCAAGCTGCACGCGGGTGGCAAGTTCGGCGGCGGCTCCTACAACGCCACCGGCGGTCTGCACGGTGTCGGTCTCTCGGTGGTCAACGCGCTCTCGGAGCGGATGGACATCGATGTGGACCGTTCGCCGTCCCAGCAGGGGCTCTCGTTCCGGCGCGGCGTACCCGGTGTGTTCGCGGGCGAGGGGCCGAGGGCCGAGTTCACGCCGCAGTCCGGGCTGACGCGCAAGGGCAAGCGGGTCGCCAAGGGCAAGACCGGCACCCGCATCCGGTTCTGGCCCGACCGGCAGATCTTCACCAAGGACGCCCGCTTCGAGATCGAGGGGCTCCTGGGCCGTGCTCGGCAGACGTCGTTCATCGTGCCGGGCCTCGAGCTGGTCATCCGCGACCTCTCCGGCGACGACCCCGCCGAGGAGAAGTTCCGCCACGACGGCGGCATCGCCGAGTTCGTCGACTTCCTGGCCAAGGACGAGCCGGTCAGCAGCGTGCTCCGCCTCCAGGGCTCGGACACCTTCACCGAGACTGTGCCGATGCTCGACGACTCCGGCCACATGATGGCTCAAGACGTCGAGCGTGAGCTCGGGGTCGACATCGCGGTGCGCTGGGGCAGCGGCTACGACAACGAGATCCGCTCCTTCGTCAACGTGATCGCCACCCCGAAGGGCGGCACCCACGTCAGCGGCTTCGAGAACGCGCTGACCAAGACCTTCAACGACGCCATGCGCGCGGCCAAGGTGCTCAAGGTCAACGACAAGGACATCGTCAAGGAAGACATCCTCGAGGGGCTGACCTCGGTGGTGACGGTGCGCCTGGCCGAGCCGCAGTTCGAGGGACAGACCAAGGAGATCCTCGGCACCCCGGCGGCTCGCAGCGTGGTGCGCAAGGTCGTCTCCGCAGAGATGAAGAAGTTCCTCAGCGAGTCGCGCGGCGCGCAGAAGCAGCAGGCCAAGCTGGTGATGGAGAAGGTCTACGCCGCCTCCAAGACCCGCCTCTCGCTGCGCCAGCAGAAGGAGAACCAGCGGCGCAAGAACGCGTTGGAGTCCTCCGCGCTGCCCTCGAAGCTGGCCGACTGCCGCACCACCGACGAGCGTGCCGAGCTGTTCATCGTCGAGGGTGACTCCGCGCTCGGCACCGCCAAGGTGGCCCGCAACTCCGAGTTCCAGGCGCTGCTGCCGATCCGCGGCAAGATCTTGAACGTGCAGAAGGCCTCGGTCGGCGACATGCTGAAGAACGCCGAGTGCTCCGCGATCATCCAAGTCGTCGGCACCGGCACGGGCCGTGGCTTCGACCTCGACGCGGCCCGCTACGGCAAGATCATCTTCATGGCCGACGCCGACTCCGACGGCGCCCACATCCGTACGCTGCTGGCGACCCTGTTCTTCAAGTACATGCCCGACCTGATCGCCGCCGGGAAGGTCTACACCGCCGTCCCGCCGCTGCACCGGATCGAGATCTCCAACCCGAAGAAGGGGATGGAGAAGTACATCTACACCTACTCCGACGCCGAGCTGCAGCGCCGGCTCGCCGAGCTGAAGAAGAAGAACGTCGTCTGGAAGGACCCGGTGCAGCGCTACAAGGGTTTGGGCGAGATGGACGCCGACCAGCTGGCCGAGACCACGATGGACCCGCGTCACCGCACCCTGCGCCGGCTGACCCTCGACGACGCCGACACCGCCGCGGGGGTCTTCGACCTGCTGATGGGCTCCGAGGTCGCCCCGCGCAAGGAGTTCATCGTCGCCGGCGGCGGCCAGCTCTCCGAAGACGACCTCGACTTCTAG
- a CDS encoding APC family permease, whose protein sequence is MSSTAPELDHPDDGDLKRSITGRLLFFYVLGDVLGSGVYVLIGLVAGAVGGAFWLAFAVGVSIATITGLAYAELVTKYPQAAGAALYVNKAFRNTFLTFLVTICMLSASFAAAGSLATGFSSYFAEVWALPPALLVAIVFVLVLAVVNFIGITESVVINMLMTFVEIAGLVIIMVIGAIHVGRGDADFAVLADFSTDGNPIFAIVAGVALAFFAMTGFENAANVAEETVNPAKTFPRALVGGMAAAGVIYVIVAMTAALTVPLDQLAESPAALLEVVKEGILPLPVGFMTVLFAVIAMVAITNTTLVAVVTESRILYGMAREDVVPGVFAKIHRARRSPWVSLIFAAAVVIGLLVIGKLLSQAGVGMDVVARLATVTVVFTLFIYGLVIVSALKLRGSDESPDTFRASTVLLCVGLLGNAILLVYVIVDDPTSLWWCAGLLGLGLALYAAERLFGHRDRPDGVERGEPTPGSDDVVEDAPHRGESS, encoded by the coding sequence GTGTCATCGACAGCCCCAGAGCTCGACCACCCCGACGACGGTGACCTGAAACGGTCCATCACCGGTCGGCTGCTCTTCTTCTACGTCCTCGGCGACGTCCTCGGCTCAGGCGTCTACGTGCTGATCGGCCTCGTCGCCGGTGCGGTGGGCGGCGCCTTCTGGCTCGCCTTCGCCGTCGGCGTCAGCATCGCCACCATCACGGGGCTCGCCTACGCCGAGCTCGTCACCAAGTATCCCCAGGCCGCCGGAGCCGCGCTCTACGTCAACAAGGCCTTCCGCAACACGTTCCTGACCTTCCTGGTCACCATCTGCATGCTCTCGGCCAGCTTCGCGGCCGCCGGGTCGCTGGCCACCGGGTTCTCCTCCTACTTCGCGGAGGTCTGGGCGCTGCCGCCGGCGTTGCTCGTCGCGATCGTCTTCGTGCTGGTGCTCGCGGTGGTCAACTTCATCGGCATCACCGAGTCGGTCGTGATCAACATGTTGATGACGTTCGTCGAGATCGCCGGGCTCGTCATCATCATGGTGATCGGGGCGATCCACGTCGGGCGCGGCGACGCCGACTTCGCGGTGCTCGCCGACTTCTCCACCGACGGCAACCCGATCTTCGCGATCGTGGCTGGGGTCGCGCTGGCATTCTTCGCCATGACCGGGTTCGAGAATGCCGCGAACGTCGCCGAGGAGACCGTCAACCCGGCCAAGACCTTCCCGCGGGCTCTCGTCGGCGGCATGGCCGCGGCCGGGGTCATCTACGTGATCGTGGCGATGACCGCCGCGCTCACGGTGCCGCTCGACCAGCTGGCCGAGTCGCCGGCCGCGCTGCTCGAGGTCGTCAAGGAGGGCATCCTGCCGCTCCCGGTCGGCTTCATGACCGTGCTCTTCGCGGTCATCGCGATGGTGGCGATCACCAACACCACGCTGGTCGCCGTCGTCACCGAGTCGCGCATCCTCTACGGCATGGCCCGTGAAGACGTCGTGCCCGGAGTCTTCGCGAAGATCCACCGCGCCCGACGCAGCCCTTGGGTGTCGCTGATCTTCGCCGCTGCCGTGGTGATCGGCCTGCTGGTGATCGGCAAGCTGCTCTCACAGGCCGGCGTCGGCATGGACGTCGTCGCCCGCCTGGCCACCGTCACGGTCGTGTTCACCCTGTTCATCTACGGCCTCGTCATCGTCTCCGCTCTCAAGCTGCGCGGGTCCGACGAGAGCCCGGACACCTTCCGCGCCAGCACCGTCCTGCTCTGCGTCGGCCTGCTCGGCAACGCGATCCTGCTCGTCTACGTGATCGTCGACGACCCGACGTCGCTGTGGTGGTGCGCAGGGCTCCTCGGCCTGGGCCTGGCCCTGTACGCCGCCGAGCGCCTGTTCGGTCACCGCGACCGGCCCGACGGCGTGGAGAGAGGCGAGCCGACCCCGGGCAGCGACGACGTCGTCGAAGACGCACCGCACAGAGGAGAGAGCTCATGA
- a CDS encoding DNA polymerase IV — translation MRAHASVMHIDLDAFFASVEQRDKPSLRGKPVVVGGIGGRGVVSTASYEARTFGVHSAMSTREARALCGHAAFLYPRFHAYKKVSEQVFALLRDLSPLVEPLSLDEAFVDLAAADLPDLEVATVTETAARIRAQVAEITGGLSASVGLASSKFIAKIASDLDKPDGLVVVAPGTELDLLRPMSVKVIPGVGPATTERLRRAGIHTVTDLEQISLEELVRLVGKAHGNNLHNLARAKDDRRVEPERETKSVSVEGTYETDLTDRRLMEQIVARQASEVAARLKKSGLSGRTITIKVKLYDFTTINRSATLPGPTDQAGTIARLAKTLLGDLFTAGETAGGVRLLGVGVSGLADWIQEDLFSEEVEDDEEPEVLLPEPARRPTWAAGMDVVHAEMGRGWVWGSGRGVVTVRFETARTPAGPVRSYAVDDPDLQPYSEPGETSDPDGPTES, via the coding sequence ATGAGAGCGCACGCGTCGGTGATGCACATCGACCTGGACGCCTTCTTCGCCTCCGTCGAGCAGCGCGACAAGCCCTCTCTGCGCGGCAAGCCCGTGGTGGTGGGCGGGATCGGCGGCCGCGGGGTGGTGAGCACGGCGTCGTACGAGGCGAGGACCTTCGGCGTCCACTCCGCGATGTCGACCCGCGAGGCCCGCGCGCTGTGCGGCCACGCCGCCTTCCTCTACCCGCGGTTCCATGCCTACAAGAAGGTCAGCGAGCAGGTCTTCGCGCTCCTGCGCGACCTCTCGCCGCTGGTCGAGCCGCTCTCCCTCGACGAGGCCTTCGTCGACCTCGCCGCGGCCGACCTTCCCGACCTCGAGGTCGCGACGGTGACCGAGACCGCCGCCCGCATCCGCGCCCAGGTCGCCGAGATCACCGGCGGCCTGAGTGCGAGCGTCGGCCTGGCCAGCTCGAAGTTCATCGCCAAGATCGCCAGCGACCTCGACAAGCCCGACGGCCTGGTCGTGGTCGCTCCCGGCACCGAGCTCGACCTGCTCCGCCCGATGAGCGTCAAGGTGATCCCCGGCGTCGGCCCCGCCACCACCGAGCGCCTGCGCCGTGCGGGCATCCACACCGTCACCGACCTGGAGCAGATCAGCCTCGAAGAGCTCGTACGCCTCGTCGGCAAGGCCCACGGCAACAACCTGCACAACCTGGCGAGGGCCAAGGACGACCGGCGCGTCGAGCCCGAGCGCGAGACGAAGTCGGTCAGCGTCGAAGGCACCTACGAGACCGATCTGACCGACCGCAGGCTGATGGAGCAGATCGTCGCCCGGCAGGCGTCCGAGGTCGCTGCCCGGCTGAAGAAGAGCGGGCTCTCGGGCCGCACGATCACGATCAAGGTCAAGCTCTACGACTTCACCACGATCAACCGCTCCGCGACGCTGCCGGGGCCCACCGACCAGGCCGGCACCATCGCCCGCCTGGCCAAGACTCTCCTCGGAGACCTGTTCACCGCCGGCGAGACGGCCGGCGGCGTACGCCTGCTCGGGGTCGGCGTCTCCGGTCTGGCCGACTGGATCCAGGAAGACCTCTTCAGCGAGGAGGTCGAGGACGACGAGGAGCCCGAGGTGTTGCTGCCCGAGCCGGCGCGCCGCCCCACCTGGGCTGCCGGCATGGACGTCGTCCATGCCGAGATGGGCCGTGGCTGGGTGTGGGGCTCGGGGCGCGGCGTCGTCACCGTGCGCTTCGAGACGGCCCGGACGCCGGCCGGCCCGGTGAGGTCGTACGCCGTCGACGACCCCGACCTGCAGCCGTACAGCGAACCCGGTGAGACCAGCGATCCCGACGGGCCGACCGAATCCTGA